From Carya illinoinensis cultivar Pawnee chromosome 5, C.illinoinensisPawnee_v1, whole genome shotgun sequence, one genomic window encodes:
- the LOC122311757 gene encoding ubiquinone biosynthesis protein COQ4 homolog, mitochondrial, producing the protein MIEGGRIRLNGWQQAAVAVGSAVGALLDPRRADLIAALGETTGKPAFERVLERMKRSPEGRAVLSDQPRVISVNVGHAWELPPNTFGAAYANFMGSRNFSPDDRPPVRFMDTDELAYVAMRAREVHDFWHTLFGIPTNLIGESALKVIEFNQMYLPMCLLSVIGGTARFNEKQRKLFFQQYFPWAIQAGMQCTDLMCIYYERHFHEDLEDVRRKWGIIPAPLRPKQNFS; encoded by the exons ATGATAGAAGGTGGACGTATCCGGCTTAATGGGTGGCAGCAGGCGGCCGTTGCAGTTGGTTCGGCGGTCGGTGCATTACTAGACCCACGAAGAGCAGATCTAATAGCAGCTCTTGGGGAGACTACTGGAAAGCCAGCTTTTGAAAGAGTGCTAGAAAGAATGAAGAGAAGCCCAGAAGGCAGA GCAGTTTTGTCGGATCAACCACGTGTGATATCTGTAAATGTGGGGCATGCATGGGAACTACCACCTAACACATTCGGGGCTGCCTATGCAAACTTCATGGGATCCAGGAACTTCTCACCAGATGACCGACCACCAGTGCGGTTCATGGATACAGACGAACTGGCATATGTGGCCATGCGGGCTCGTGAGGTGCATGACTTTTGGCACACCCTTTTTGGCATCCCCACCAACTTAATTGGCGAGTCAGCACTCAAGGTGATAGAGTTTAATCAAATGTACCTTCCCATGTGCCTGCTGTCTGTTATAGGAGGCACCGCAAGATTCAATGAGAAGCAGAGGAAATTGTTCTTTCAGCAATACTTCCCGTGGGCCATCCAGGCTGGCATGCAGTGCACAGATCTAATGTGCATATACTATGAACGGCACTTTCACGAGGATTTGGAAGATGTTAGGAGGAAATGGGGGATAATTCCCGCTCCTCTTCGCCCTAAACAAAATTTTAGTTGA
- the LOC122311048 gene encoding protein SPIRAL1-like 1: protein MGRGVSSGGGQSSLGYLFGSGEAPKPTPTNAETAPSEVPAVNDVPAAKPAAPPQPVDISKQVPAGINSTSTNNYMRADGQNTGNFITDRPSTKVHAAPGGGSSLGYLFGSGPGGN from the exons ATGGGTCGCGGAGTTAGCAGTGGTGGAGGACAGAGTTCGTTGGGCTATCTGTTTGGGAGTGGAGAGGCTCCAAAGCCAACCCCAACTAATGCTGAAACTGCTCCAAGTGAAGTGCCGGCTGTGAATGATGTGCCTGCAGCTAAACCTGCTGCTCCTCCTCAACCAGTAGATATTAGCAAGCAGGTCCCTGCTGGTATCAATAGTACTTCTACAAATAACTACATGCGGGCAGATGGTCAAAACACAGGGAATTTTATCACG GATCGACCCTCTACTAAGGTCCATGCTGCCCCTGGTGGTGGATCTTCTTTGGGTTACCTCTTTGGCAGTGGACCTGGTGGTAACTGA